The Desulfofundulus luciae genome includes a region encoding these proteins:
- the secY gene encoding preprotein translocase subunit SecY translates to MLDSLRSAVRIDELRSKLFFTLAMLFVFRIGAHIPVPGVNTEVFAKLLQTGALFGFFDVISGGAFKNFSIFAMSITPYINASIIMQLLTVVIPSLERLAKEGEEGRKKIVQYTRYLTVVLAFIQAIGISFALRNQHVLVSPTVGHYLLVALTLTAGTAFLMWIGEQITEKGIGNGISLLIFAGIVSRVPAGVVRVVEYLRAGTINILSVILLLVIGALVIAAIVAVNEGQRRIPVQYAKRVVGRRVYGGQSTHLPLRVNQAGVIPVIFASSILMFPEQIARWFQNTWFGNWYLTFFAWGTALHTVIYALLVIGFTYFYTAVIMNPVDIAENIKKYGGFIPGIRPGRPTAEYISRVMSRVTLAGAIFLALIAILPNFVLLATRIPQIYFGGTALLIVVGVALDTMKQVESHMLMRSYQGFIR, encoded by the coding sequence GTGCTGGATAGCCTCAGAAGCGCCGTCAGGATTGATGAGCTGCGTTCAAAACTTTTCTTTACCCTGGCCATGCTCTTTGTTTTCCGCATCGGCGCCCATATTCCCGTGCCGGGGGTCAACACAGAGGTTTTTGCGAAGCTGCTCCAAACCGGTGCCCTTTTCGGCTTCTTTGACGTGATTTCCGGCGGGGCTTTTAAAAACTTTTCCATTTTTGCCATGAGTATTACTCCATACATTAACGCTTCTATTATTATGCAGCTTCTGACGGTGGTCATTCCCTCCCTGGAACGGCTGGCCAAGGAAGGGGAAGAGGGCCGGAAAAAAATCGTCCAGTATACCCGCTACCTCACCGTCGTGCTGGCGTTTATTCAGGCCATCGGTATCAGCTTTGCCCTGCGCAACCAGCATGTGCTGGTGAGCCCGACCGTCGGCCACTACCTTCTGGTGGCCCTGACCCTGACCGCCGGGACGGCCTTCCTTATGTGGATCGGGGAACAGATTACCGAAAAGGGCATTGGCAACGGCATCTCGCTTTTGATCTTTGCCGGTATTGTCTCCCGGGTTCCGGCGGGCGTTGTGCGGGTGGTGGAGTACCTGCGGGCCGGGACCATCAATATCCTGAGCGTCATCCTGCTCCTGGTCATTGGCGCATTGGTCATTGCCGCCATTGTGGCCGTCAATGAGGGGCAGCGGCGCATTCCCGTGCAGTACGCCAAGCGCGTGGTGGGACGCCGGGTATACGGCGGGCAGTCCACCCACCTGCCCTTAAGGGTGAACCAGGCCGGTGTTATCCCGGTGATCTTTGCTTCTTCCATTTTGATGTTTCCGGAACAGATTGCCCGGTGGTTTCAAAACACCTGGTTTGGCAACTGGTACCTCACCTTTTTTGCCTGGGGTACGGCGCTGCATACCGTCATTTACGCCCTGCTGGTGATTGGCTTTACCTACTTCTACACGGCGGTAATCATGAACCCGGTGGATATTGCCGAAAACATCAAGAAGTACGGCGGCTTCATCCCGGGCATCCGGCCCGGACGCCCCACGGCCGAGTACATCAGCCGGGTTATGAGCCGGGTAACCCTGGCGGGGGCCATTTTCCTGGCCTTAATTGCCATCCTGCCGAATTTTGTCCTGCTGGCTACCCGCATCCCCCAGATTTACTTTGGCGGTACCGCCCTGTTGATTGTGGTGGGGGTGGCCCTGGATACCATGAAGCAGGTTGAATCCCACATGTTGATGCGCAGCTACCAGGGCTTTATCAGGTAG
- a CDS encoding KOW domain-containing RNA-binding protein encodes MKDYFTPGRLVSSTAGRDYGKFYLILDRVNETRVRVVNGADRRVGGPKLKNVKHLKVYPLVAGDIAHKASTGQRITDLDVRRALKELLETYGQATPAPGIPSDETLEHS; translated from the coding sequence GTGAAGGATTATTTCACGCCGGGCCGGCTGGTGAGCTCTACTGCCGGCCGGGATTACGGCAAATTCTACCTCATTCTCGACCGCGTCAACGAGACACGGGTACGGGTGGTCAATGGGGCGGACCGCAGGGTAGGCGGGCCGAAGTTGAAAAACGTCAAGCATTTAAAAGTTTATCCCCTGGTGGCCGGCGATATTGCCCACAAGGCAAGCACGGGCCAGCGGATTACCGATCTGGATGTCCGCAGGGCGCTGAAAGAACTGCTGGAAACTTACGGGCAGGCAACACCTGCGCCTGGCATACCATCGGATGAAACACTGGAGCACAGCTAA
- the infA gene encoding translation initiation factor IF-1: MSKQEKDVIEVEGTVIEPLPNAMFRVELQNGHKVLAHVSGKIRMNFIRILPGDRVLVELSPYDLSRGRIVYRYK; this comes from the coding sequence ATGTCCAAACAGGAAAAGGATGTTATTGAAGTTGAGGGCACTGTGATTGAGCCACTTCCCAATGCCATGTTTCGCGTCGAACTGCAGAACGGACATAAAGTTTTAGCTCACGTTTCGGGTAAAATTCGCATGAACTTTATCCGCATTTTACCCGGTGACCGGGTGCTGGTGGAACTGTCACCCTATGATTTGAGCCGCGGTCGGATTGTTTACCGTTATAAATAA
- the rpmJ gene encoding 50S ribosomal protein L36, producing the protein MKVRPSVKPICEKCKVIRRHGKVMVICENPKHKQKQG; encoded by the coding sequence ATGAAAGTGCGCCCGTCGGTAAAACCCATTTGTGAGAAATGCAAGGTTATCCGCCGTCATGGTAAAGTGATGGTAATCTGTGAAAATCCCAAGCATAAGCAAAAACAAGGTTAA
- the map gene encoding type I methionyl aminopeptidase, with protein MIMIKSQRELRYMRDAGRVVAGVLGELSRAIKPGVTTAELDRLAEDFILARGARPAFKGLYGFPASICTSVNEQVVHGIPGLRKLESGDIISIDVGAEINGYFGDGAATFPVGEVSPEARKLLAVTEGALYEGIRFARQGNRLSDISHAVQSYVEKHGFSVVREYVGHGIGRSMHEEPQVPNFGKPGRGPRLKAGMTLAIEPMVNAGTHEVRTLGDNWTVVTRDSRLSAHFEHTVAITDGEPEILTRL; from the coding sequence ATGATTATGATCAAGTCGCAGCGGGAACTGCGCTACATGCGCGACGCCGGCCGCGTGGTGGCGGGTGTCCTGGGCGAACTCTCCCGGGCCATTAAACCGGGGGTGACCACCGCAGAACTGGACCGGCTGGCTGAGGACTTTATCCTGGCCCGGGGTGCCAGGCCCGCGTTCAAGGGCCTCTATGGTTTTCCGGCCAGCATCTGCACCTCGGTCAACGAGCAGGTGGTGCACGGCATCCCCGGTTTAAGAAAACTGGAAAGTGGAGATATTATCAGTATTGACGTCGGGGCGGAAATAAATGGATATTTTGGGGACGGTGCGGCCACCTTTCCGGTAGGCGAGGTTTCCCCGGAGGCAAGAAAACTGCTGGCCGTAACCGAAGGAGCTCTGTACGAAGGCATTCGCTTTGCCCGGCAGGGTAACCGGCTGTCGGATATTTCCCATGCCGTACAGAGCTATGTGGAAAAACACGGATTCTCTGTGGTCCGGGAATACGTGGGCCACGGTATCGGCCGGAGCATGCATGAGGAGCCACAGGTGCCCAACTTCGGAAAGCCGGGACGGGGTCCCAGGCTGAAGGCGGGAATGACTTTAGCCATTGAACCGATGGTCAATGCGGGTACCCATGAGGTGCGCACCCTTGGGGACAACTGGACGGTGGTAACCAGGGATTCCAGGCTGTCGGCCCATTTCGAGCACACCGTTGCCATCACCGATGGTGAGCCGGAGATCCTTACCCGGTTGTAA